A region from the Algoriphagus machipongonensis genome encodes:
- a CDS encoding circularly permuted type 2 ATP-grasp protein, with the protein MNTEGYNAGEHYDEMFTPDGEVRSHYDGFSNFLKKASSKKMNHLQSSANKTQLAMGMTFNVYHDNQGMEKILHLDIIPRIISNQEWKKLEAGLKQRIYALNLFLQDIYNEQKILKDGVVPSELILKSKDYLEPCIGLTPPKGIWCHITGTDLVRDKNGEFYILEDNLRCPSGVSYMLESREIIKRVYPELFNQKGVMPVSDYPMKLLKMLQNLSGKAKPVVGVLTPGIYNSAYFEHSYLALQMGVELVNGVDLIVEDKKVYMQTTKGLQQIDVIYRRIDDSFLDPLTFNPKSMLGVPGIFDAYKAGNIGLANAPGTGVADDKAVYAYVPRIIKYYLDEEPILNNVPTYLCREEKDRKFVLENIENLVVKETNAAGGYGMLIGPKATKEEHETFRGLIKDNPTNYIAQPTLSLSTVPTLTDEGVSGRHVDLRPYILYGEEIEVIPGALTRVALKKGSLVVNSSQGGGSKDTWVLYN; encoded by the coding sequence ATGAATACAGAAGGATATAATGCAGGAGAGCATTACGACGAAATGTTTACACCTGATGGGGAAGTGAGATCACACTACGATGGGTTTTCTAATTTTTTAAAAAAAGCCTCTTCAAAGAAGATGAATCACCTTCAATCTTCAGCCAATAAAACACAATTGGCCATGGGGATGACATTCAATGTCTACCATGACAATCAAGGCATGGAGAAGATTCTTCATTTGGATATTATACCTAGGATCATTTCCAACCAAGAATGGAAAAAATTAGAGGCAGGTTTAAAACAAAGAATTTATGCGCTCAACCTGTTTTTACAGGATATCTACAATGAGCAAAAAATATTAAAAGATGGGGTAGTCCCATCGGAATTGATTTTAAAAAGTAAGGACTATTTAGAGCCTTGTATAGGTTTGACACCACCCAAAGGAATATGGTGCCACATTACAGGGACAGATCTTGTACGGGATAAAAATGGAGAGTTTTACATTTTGGAGGATAATCTAAGGTGCCCCTCTGGAGTTTCCTATATGCTTGAAAGTCGTGAAATCATTAAACGAGTATATCCTGAGCTGTTCAATCAAAAAGGGGTAATGCCTGTTTCCGATTACCCCATGAAGCTCTTGAAAATGCTTCAAAATTTAAGTGGGAAAGCTAAACCGGTAGTTGGTGTTTTGACACCAGGAATATACAATTCAGCCTATTTCGAGCATTCATATCTGGCCCTTCAAATGGGAGTGGAATTAGTGAATGGAGTGGATTTGATTGTGGAGGACAAAAAAGTCTACATGCAAACCACCAAAGGTCTACAGCAAATTGATGTGATCTACAGAAGGATCGATGATTCATTTTTAGATCCTTTGACATTTAATCCAAAATCAATGCTAGGCGTACCTGGAATTTTTGATGCTTACAAAGCTGGGAATATTGGTCTTGCCAATGCTCCGGGAACAGGTGTGGCGGATGACAAAGCAGTCTATGCTTACGTGCCAAGGATCATCAAATATTATTTGGATGAAGAGCCTATATTAAACAATGTTCCCACTTACTTATGTAGGGAAGAAAAGGATAGGAAATTTGTCTTGGAGAACATTGAAAATCTGGTGGTCAAAGAAACAAACGCAGCTGGAGGGTACGGAATGTTGATAGGTCCAAAGGCGACGAAAGAAGAACATGAGACCTTCAGAGGATTAATTAAAGACAATCCGACTAATTACATTGCACAGCCCACATTGTCACTTTCCACAGTTCCAACTTTGACTGATGAAGGAGTTTCTGGAAGGCATGTGGATTTGAGACCATATATTCTCTATGGAGAAGAAATTGAAGTAATTCCAGGAGCTTTGACAAGGGTAGCACTTAAAAAAGGCTCACTGGTAGTGAACAGTTCACAAGGCGGGGGTAGTAAGGATACTTGGGTTTTATATAACTAA
- the metG gene encoding methionine--tRNA ligase — MSQNNFKRYTITSALPYANGPLHIGHLAGCYVPSDIYVRYLRSLGKDVLYVCGSDEHGVAITIKAKKEGKTPQQVVDQYHEIMKGSFQEFGISFDHYSRTSAKIHHETAQGFFKDLYDKGEFLEQSTEQYFDEEAGQFLADRYIEGTCPKCGNENAYGDQCEKCGSSLSPTDLIKPKSKLSGRTPVLKETKHWFLDLARYQSFLKKWIIEDHADDWKNNVLGQCRSWLEAGDGLQARSMTRDLDWGIKVPLNDAEGKVLYVWFDAPIGYISSTKEWAAENGKDWEPYWKDEDTKLVHFIGKDNIVFHCIIFPAILKTHGGYVLPDNVPANEFLNLEGEKISTSRNWAVWLHEYLEEFPGKQDVLRYVLTANAPETKDNDFTWKDFQGRNNSELVAIYGNFVNRAVVLTKKYFNDVIPERGELTGYDEEVLEALAGFPEKIASSIERYRFREALGIVMDLARLGNKYLADTEPWKVIKTDEARTGTILNIALNIAANLAIVSEPFLPFTANKLKELFGMDEFKWEESGQPELVKAGTVLGEMGLLFEKIEDKVVEKQVQKLMDAKKENEAANAPVPAMKDIITYDDFAKLDMRVVTVLEAEKMPKSKKLIKMKVDTGLGHRTVLSGVAEHFEPEFLIGKQVTMLINLAPRKMMGIDSEGMILMAEDKDGKLKLIQPHEGTASGSTIS, encoded by the coding sequence ATGAGTCAAAATAATTTTAAAAGATATACCATTACCTCCGCTTTACCTTATGCCAATGGGCCTTTGCACATTGGGCATTTGGCAGGGTGTTATGTTCCATCTGATATCTATGTAAGGTATTTAAGGTCTTTAGGGAAAGATGTGCTTTATGTATGTGGTTCGGATGAGCATGGTGTAGCGATCACGATCAAAGCAAAAAAAGAGGGTAAAACCCCTCAACAAGTGGTAGACCAATACCATGAGATCATGAAGGGGAGTTTTCAGGAATTTGGAATCAGCTTTGATCACTATTCCCGAACCTCAGCGAAAATCCATCATGAAACTGCACAAGGGTTTTTTAAGGATCTTTACGATAAAGGAGAGTTTTTAGAACAAAGTACTGAGCAGTATTTCGATGAGGAAGCTGGACAGTTTTTAGCAGATCGATACATAGAGGGAACATGCCCGAAATGTGGGAATGAAAATGCTTATGGCGATCAGTGTGAAAAATGCGGTTCTTCATTAAGTCCAACAGATCTTATTAAGCCAAAGTCAAAATTGAGTGGTAGAACTCCTGTACTTAAAGAGACCAAACATTGGTTTTTGGATCTTGCGAGATACCAAAGTTTCCTGAAAAAATGGATCATCGAAGATCATGCTGATGATTGGAAAAACAATGTGCTTGGACAATGTCGATCTTGGTTAGAAGCTGGTGACGGCTTGCAGGCCAGATCTATGACCCGAGATTTAGACTGGGGAATCAAAGTGCCCCTAAACGACGCCGAAGGTAAAGTGCTCTATGTTTGGTTTGATGCACCAATCGGTTACATCTCATCTACCAAAGAGTGGGCTGCTGAAAACGGAAAAGATTGGGAGCCTTACTGGAAAGATGAGGATACCAAACTGGTTCATTTTATCGGGAAAGATAATATCGTTTTCCACTGTATTATTTTCCCAGCAATTCTAAAAACTCATGGAGGTTATGTTTTGCCGGATAATGTTCCTGCCAATGAGTTTTTGAATCTGGAAGGAGAGAAGATTTCCACCTCCAGAAACTGGGCGGTTTGGTTGCATGAGTATTTAGAAGAATTTCCAGGGAAGCAAGATGTGCTTCGCTATGTGTTGACGGCAAATGCTCCTGAAACGAAGGACAATGATTTTACCTGGAAGGATTTTCAGGGAAGGAATAATTCAGAGCTGGTTGCGATTTATGGAAACTTCGTGAATCGTGCCGTTGTGCTGACCAAGAAATACTTCAACGATGTTATACCTGAGAGAGGAGAATTGACGGGTTATGATGAAGAGGTATTGGAGGCCTTAGCAGGATTCCCTGAAAAAATAGCTTCTTCTATTGAGCGATATAGATTTAGAGAAGCCTTAGGAATTGTGATGGATCTAGCCAGATTGGGAAATAAATATTTGGCTGATACCGAGCCTTGGAAGGTGATCAAAACCGATGAGGCTAGAACCGGAACCATATTAAATATCGCATTAAACATTGCCGCAAATCTGGCAATTGTGTCTGAGCCTTTCCTTCCTTTTACGGCGAATAAGCTGAAGGAATTGTTTGGAATGGATGAGTTTAAGTGGGAAGAATCAGGTCAGCCTGAATTGGTGAAAGCAGGAACAGTTTTAGGAGAAATGGGATTGCTTTTTGAAAAAATTGAAGATAAAGTAGTTGAAAAACAAGTGCAAAAATTAATGGACGCGAAGAAAGAAAACGAAGCAGCAAACGCTCCTGTGCCAGCGATGAAAGATATTATCACCTATGATGATTTTGCTAAATTAGACATGCGGGTGGTAACGGTATTGGAAGCGGAGAAAATGCCGAAATCCAAGAAGTTGATCAAAATGAAAGTGGATACTGGGCTAGGACATAGAACAGTATTGAGTGGTGTAGCTGAGCATTTTGAGCCTGAGTTCCTGATTGGAAAGCAAGTGACCATGTTGATCAATTTAGCACCAAGAAAAATGATGGGAATTGATTCAGAAGGCATGATCTTGATGGCGGAAGATAAAGACGGAAAGTTAAAGCTAATTCAGCCTCATGAGGGAACTGCCAGTGGTTCCACTATTTCGTAA
- a CDS encoding DUF6503 family protein, with product MKNLLFLGFACCFMLLLSCSENSKETLQLNPEFEKLLNAHGDWEKWINAKAMSFSMIHETTLTQENYFVNLESRKIRLDESTFSIGKDDTGTWVSPRREAFGGRSVDFYHNLYFYFYAIPYVLTDPGVRVLPVENKTVNGTSYKTLHATMNQGVGESSNDQFYLLLHPETGRLEYLLYSVTYFDENSQTLNALKYADYRDADGLVFPRTLTGYVYENDSTKNMKYQVSFADVLILDEPFEDSIFEKPENGVYAD from the coding sequence ATGAAAAACCTCCTCTTTTTAGGATTCGCGTGCTGTTTTATGTTGCTTTTATCATGCTCAGAAAATAGCAAGGAAACTCTTCAGCTAAATCCAGAATTTGAGAAATTACTGAATGCCCATGGGGATTGGGAAAAATGGATCAATGCAAAGGCCATGAGTTTTTCCATGATTCATGAAACCACCTTGACTCAGGAAAACTATTTTGTCAATCTGGAATCAAGAAAAATCAGATTAGATGAATCTACTTTCAGTATTGGTAAAGATGATACGGGAACTTGGGTGAGCCCAAGAAGAGAAGCATTTGGAGGAAGATCAGTAGACTTTTATCATAACCTATACTTCTATTTTTATGCCATTCCTTATGTATTGACAGATCCGGGAGTCAGAGTTCTTCCTGTGGAAAACAAAACTGTAAATGGCACTTCTTATAAAACCCTACATGCTACAATGAACCAAGGGGTGGGTGAAAGTTCGAATGATCAATTCTACCTTTTACTTCATCCAGAAACAGGAAGACTGGAATATCTATTATACTCAGTCACCTATTTTGATGAGAATTCACAGACTTTAAATGCCCTTAAATACGCTGATTATAGAGATGCTGATGGATTGGTATTCCCTAGGACTCTCACAGGATATGTTTATGAGAATGACTCTACTAAAAACATGAAGTATCAAGTGAGTTTTGCAGACGTATTGATTCTTGACGAACCCTTTGAGGATTCCATCTTCGAAAAACCTGAAAACGGAGTTTATGCTGATTAG
- a CDS encoding TetR/AcrR family transcriptional regulator: MSKKHSIEGKILDTAYKLFLKNGYRQTTMDEISLELGMSKKTLYKYYPGKLELLESSFDVLKTKMTAKIEAILDNKYISFPLKLQSALTVVANYLAPINPDLFEDLREYAPEVWEDLCTYINNSAYLRFHKLIQQGMDQGLVNPRLNINLIVMLYASAVQSLLDPKFISQFPKTFQEGMKLSPSEIYDQAVSVIYNGILTEEARNEFVEG; this comes from the coding sequence ATGAGCAAAAAACACAGTATAGAAGGAAAGATATTGGATACTGCCTACAAACTTTTTTTGAAGAACGGCTACAGGCAAACCACCATGGATGAAATTTCTTTAGAGCTCGGAATGAGTAAAAAGACTCTGTATAAATATTATCCAGGGAAATTAGAATTGTTGGAGTCCTCATTTGATGTTTTGAAAACAAAAATGACGGCAAAAATTGAGGCGATTTTAGATAATAAGTACATTTCTTTCCCTTTGAAACTCCAATCTGCTTTGACTGTGGTAGCGAACTATCTGGCTCCAATCAACCCAGATCTATTCGAGGATTTGAGAGAATATGCTCCGGAAGTTTGGGAGGACTTGTGCACATATATCAATAATTCCGCATACTTGAGATTTCATAAATTGATCCAGCAAGGTATGGATCAAGGTTTAGTCAATCCACGGTTGAATATCAATTTGATCGTTATGTTATATGCGTCAGCAGTTCAATCGCTTTTAGACCCTAAGTTTATCTCCCAGTTTCCAAAAACATTTCAAGAGGGAATGAAGCTGTCACCCTCTGAAATTTATGATCAAGCCGTATCGGTGATTTATAATGGAATACTGACAGAAGAAGCAAGGAATGAATTTGTCGAAGGCTAA
- a CDS encoding YitT family protein, producing the protein MIQPHSSLPEQNFLARFTSWNTWKDILFIIIGICMASIGLKGFLLPNGFFDGGAMGMSLLLEILTPVNLSILIVLVNIPFILLGAQQFSISFAVKSSLAIFGLALLVHYIEVPAITADKLLIAVFGGFFLGSGIGFSIRGGAVIDGTEVLAISVSRKSSLTVGDFITVFNIFLFIVAAIFVNIETAMYSMLTYFSASKTVDFLINGVEEYLGVMIMSPQTEEIKSMISHGLGRGVTALKSDGGYGEKANLFPERKVLFCVITRLEVTRLLTEIEKIDPKAFVIQYPIKDTKGGMIKKRPLH; encoded by the coding sequence ATGATTCAACCACATTCTTCACTTCCAGAACAAAACTTCCTAGCTAGGTTCACTTCTTGGAATACATGGAAGGACATCTTATTTATTATCATAGGTATTTGCATGGCCAGCATTGGTCTAAAAGGTTTCCTCCTTCCCAATGGCTTCTTTGACGGCGGGGCAATGGGAATGTCTCTCTTGTTAGAAATCCTGACTCCGGTCAACCTTTCCATCTTGATTGTCCTGGTCAATATTCCATTTATCCTTTTAGGCGCACAACAGTTTTCTATCAGCTTTGCCGTAAAGTCGAGTTTGGCCATTTTCGGATTGGCACTTTTGGTTCACTACATTGAAGTTCCAGCAATCACTGCCGACAAACTTTTAATCGCTGTCTTTGGAGGCTTCTTTTTAGGAAGTGGCATAGGGTTTTCCATTCGAGGTGGAGCTGTGATAGACGGAACGGAGGTATTAGCCATATCGGTGAGTAGAAAATCAAGCTTGACAGTGGGTGACTTTATCACTGTTTTCAACATTTTCCTTTTTATCGTCGCTGCCATTTTCGTCAATATAGAAACAGCCATGTATTCTATGCTGACCTATTTTTCAGCTTCGAAAACGGTAGATTTCCTGATCAATGGTGTGGAAGAATACCTTGGCGTGATGATTATGTCACCACAAACTGAAGAGATTAAATCCATGATCTCACATGGACTGGGAAGAGGGGTTACGGCTCTAAAATCTGATGGAGGATATGGTGAGAAAGCCAATCTATTTCCCGAAAGGAAAGTTCTCTTTTGCGTGATCACTCGACTGGAAGTCACTCGTCTTCTTACTGAAATAGAAAAAATAGACCCCAAAGCCTTTGTCATACAATACCCAATCAAAGACACCAAAGGTGGGATGATCAAGAAAAGACCTTTGCATTGA
- a CDS encoding PepSY-associated TM helix domain-containing protein yields the protein MRKSTLWNSVRHIFNEVHLWAGLISGIVVILVCFSGTIYVYNSEIREMASPELYHVEATGERMSPEEIKTKLESSEQSKVIGINWNDEEGESVQFTLKKEGEEGRGSSYFVNPYTAEILGGTRPETAASEFMGYMFSLHRWLLIDKIETPILESMSNRELGRFINGVATLLFTLGVLTGIVIWFPKKVKNWRQGLKVKWNANWKRVNHDLHNTLAFYSLIFLLIMGLTGPFWSFSWYREGWQNTWDTSRKSNERSEQVAEEEVIKSAAGVFTLDELISKVNEELLYEGTLRISLPQEGDNTVSVSKYRTGFFARAGSDQLKLNTADLSVQEANLFSDLPWRQQVGRSVKSLHTGDIYGQFTKFIWFLACLVATSLPITGTLIWLNKKKKKPSKKKKTQARKLEVA from the coding sequence ATGAGAAAATCAACCCTTTGGAATTCAGTCCGGCATATTTTTAATGAGGTTCACCTGTGGGCAGGATTGATTTCTGGGATCGTTGTAATCCTAGTCTGTTTCAGTGGAACCATCTATGTTTATAATTCAGAAATTAGGGAAATGGCCAGTCCTGAATTATACCATGTAGAGGCTACTGGTGAAAGAATGTCGCCAGAGGAGATTAAGACAAAGTTGGAAAGCTCTGAGCAATCTAAAGTGATCGGAATCAACTGGAATGATGAGGAAGGTGAAAGTGTACAGTTTACTCTGAAAAAAGAAGGTGAAGAGGGAAGAGGAAGCAGCTATTTCGTCAATCCCTATACTGCTGAAATTTTAGGGGGAACACGCCCTGAAACAGCAGCTTCTGAGTTCATGGGCTATATGTTTAGCTTACACCGCTGGTTGCTGATAGATAAAATAGAGACTCCTATCCTGGAGAGCATGTCCAATAGAGAACTAGGTAGGTTTATCAATGGTGTGGCAACCTTGCTTTTTACCTTAGGGGTTTTGACAGGGATTGTAATTTGGTTTCCAAAGAAAGTGAAAAATTGGAGACAGGGTTTGAAAGTAAAATGGAATGCAAACTGGAAGAGAGTCAACCATGATTTGCACAATACATTAGCTTTCTATTCCTTGATTTTTCTACTCATTATGGGGTTGACAGGTCCTTTTTGGTCTTTTTCATGGTATAGAGAGGGTTGGCAAAATACTTGGGATACCAGCCGTAAATCAAATGAGCGTTCAGAACAAGTTGCTGAAGAGGAAGTGATAAAAAGTGCTGCAGGGGTATTTACCTTGGATGAGTTGATTTCAAAAGTAAATGAAGAACTACTTTATGAGGGAACCTTAAGAATCTCTTTGCCTCAAGAAGGAGATAATACGGTCTCTGTTAGTAAGTATAGAACGGGATTTTTTGCAAGAGCAGGATCTGATCAATTGAAATTAAATACCGCTGATTTATCAGTCCAGGAGGCTAATCTATTCTCAGATTTGCCATGGAGACAGCAAGTTGGAAGATCGGTAAAATCGCTTCACACTGGAGATATTTATGGGCAGTTTACTAAGTTTATATGGTTTTTAGCTTGTTTGGTTGCCACAAGTTTGCCAATAACTGGAACATTGATTTGGCTGAATAAAAAGAAAAAGAAGCCTTCAAAAAAGAAGAAGACACAAGCAAGAAAATTGGAAGTTGCTTAA
- a CDS encoding sensor histidine kinase — translation MKGRSYKEQIARRLTLVTALIVMVVFAIIYLVVSFTVVQNIDKELELETQKHVGQIFLENGVIKFMHKDEWQEQEHQQIQLNPIFIEIVDLEGNSMDKSPNLRNNRLKYFPGRGSDEDAWTIKIGDQEVRQKQILLKNKGELEGYLLVATSFEDASELLSKLRLILLVLYPGILISLYLIMLYLAGKSIQPIQKIIHKTNQITQSSLDERVPILDREDEIGQLTRSINELLDRLEQSMIREKQFTSDASHELRTPLSVLRGTLEVLIRKPRTSEQYVEKIQTALTSIDRMSSMIDQLLALARVEKANISPKDEVEIISFVEELADQAKLETGRDVQFIPESSVPIFVHVSEKSLQMILNNLIQNAVKYTQGTVNLVVGKTDREGYILVKDEGPGISQESLSKIFDPFYRDPEVLEKVIPGTGLGLAIVKKLALETGVKISVMSDKEEGSTFRLTF, via the coding sequence ATGAAAGGAAGGTCTTACAAAGAGCAGATAGCAAGAAGGTTGACCTTGGTGACAGCATTAATCGTGATGGTGGTTTTTGCTATCATCTACCTCGTCGTAAGCTTCACGGTTGTACAAAATATCGACAAGGAATTGGAATTAGAGACTCAAAAGCATGTGGGGCAGATATTTTTGGAAAATGGTGTAATCAAATTCATGCATAAAGACGAATGGCAGGAACAAGAACACCAGCAAATACAGTTGAATCCCATTTTTATTGAGATTGTAGACTTGGAAGGTAACTCCATGGATAAGTCTCCCAACTTGAGGAATAATAGGTTAAAATACTTTCCTGGAAGAGGATCAGATGAAGACGCTTGGACCATTAAAATTGGCGATCAGGAAGTCAGGCAGAAACAAATTCTATTAAAAAATAAAGGGGAACTGGAAGGCTATTTATTGGTGGCCACTTCCTTTGAAGATGCAAGTGAATTGCTCAGTAAGCTCCGATTGATTTTACTGGTATTGTATCCGGGGATTTTGATTTCCTTATATCTGATCATGCTATATTTAGCTGGGAAGAGCATACAACCTATTCAGAAAATCATTCATAAAACGAATCAAATTACTCAAAGTAGCTTGGATGAGCGAGTGCCCATTTTAGACAGGGAGGATGAAATAGGTCAGTTGACTCGATCCATCAATGAACTGTTGGATAGGTTGGAGCAGTCCATGATCAGGGAAAAGCAATTTACCTCAGACGCATCTCATGAATTGAGGACTCCACTTTCTGTTTTACGGGGAACGTTAGAGGTGTTGATCAGGAAGCCCAGGACCTCTGAGCAATATGTAGAAAAGATACAAACGGCCTTAACGAGTATTGACCGCATGTCTTCTATGATTGACCAACTACTGGCCTTGGCTCGAGTGGAGAAAGCAAATATTTCACCCAAAGATGAGGTAGAGATCATCTCTTTTGTGGAAGAGCTGGCAGATCAGGCAAAGCTTGAAACAGGGCGTGATGTTCAGTTTATTCCTGAGTCTTCGGTCCCGATTTTTGTACATGTCAGTGAAAAGTCCTTACAAATGATTCTTAATAATCTGATCCAAAATGCCGTCAAATATACCCAAGGGACTGTGAATCTGGTTGTAGGTAAAACGGATAGAGAGGGATATATCTTGGTGAAAGATGAGGGGCCAGGAATTAGTCAAGAGTCTCTTTCTAAGATATTTGACCCTTTTTATCGTGATCCTGAAGTTTTAGAAAAAGTGATTCCAGGGACTGGTTTGGGCTTGGCGATTGTCAAAAAACTGGCCCTAGAGACAGGCGTCAAAATAAGCGTAATGAGTGATAAGGAGGAAGGAAGTACCTTTCGTCTTACTTTTTGA
- a CDS encoding alpha-E domain-containing protein yields MLSRVANHIYWLGRYLERAENYARFIDVNFNLMQDLPIGLKEQWQPLIAATGDLKLYMETHETFSREQVLYFLAFDAKNPNSMVNTIYHSRENARIIRESLSKETWEEVNELYYMIKHGAEKKLWKREDPRDFFEKIKNQILLIYGIADNTVARAEGWFFRQLGQFLERADQTSRILDVKYHILLPSPSEVGTPLDFLHWMALLKSVTGFNSYRRIYGNIDPSGVVEFLVLNKYFPRSIYYCLKESERCLLSISGNSSGGFQNSAEKAMGELRSKLEYCEVTDIINTGLHEYLDNLQIKINNISNLVDENFFRTKDNFTHQKQEQKQG; encoded by the coding sequence ATGCTTAGTAGAGTAGCAAATCATATTTATTGGCTAGGGAGATACCTAGAGCGAGCAGAGAATTATGCGCGTTTTATTGATGTGAATTTTAATTTGATGCAGGACCTGCCTATTGGTCTTAAAGAACAATGGCAACCATTAATTGCTGCAACAGGGGATCTCAAATTGTACATGGAAACCCATGAGACCTTTTCTCGAGAGCAAGTACTATACTTTTTGGCTTTTGATGCGAAGAATCCCAATTCCATGGTCAATACCATTTACCATTCCAGAGAAAATGCCAGGATTATTCGTGAGAGCCTTAGCAAGGAAACTTGGGAAGAAGTAAATGAACTTTATTACATGATCAAACATGGGGCGGAGAAAAAGCTTTGGAAGAGAGAAGACCCACGAGACTTTTTTGAGAAAATAAAAAATCAGATTCTTCTGATATATGGCATTGCAGACAATACCGTTGCAAGAGCAGAGGGATGGTTTTTTAGACAATTAGGACAATTTCTCGAAAGGGCTGACCAGACTTCCAGAATTTTAGATGTGAAATACCACATTCTATTACCCTCTCCAAGTGAGGTTGGTACGCCTTTGGATTTCTTGCATTGGATGGCCTTGTTAAAGTCTGTGACAGGGTTTAACTCCTACCGTAGAATTTATGGAAATATTGACCCTTCCGGGGTAGTGGAATTTTTGGTGCTCAATAAGTACTTTCCACGCTCGATTTATTATTGCCTAAAAGAATCAGAAAGATGTCTTTTGAGTATTTCAGGGAATTCTTCTGGTGGGTTTCAAAACTCTGCTGAAAAGGCTATGGGTGAATTAAGATCAAAATTGGAGTATTGTGAGGTAACTGATATTATTAATACTGGCCTTCATGAATATCTGGATAATCTTCAGATCAAAATCAATAACATTTCTAATTTGGTCGATGAGAATTTTTTCAGAACGAAGGATAATTTCACCCATCAAAAGCAGGAGCAAAAGCAGGGATAA
- a CDS encoding DNA ligase, NAD-dependent: MNHQEAAQRIAQLSKEIDHPNQLYYMEDQAVISDFEFNQSRNDLNLLKPTL, encoded by the coding sequence ATGAACCACCAGGAAGCTGCCCAAAGAATCGCCCAACTCAGCAAAGAAATCGACCACCCTAACCAATTGTATTACATGGAAGATCAGGCGGTTATTTCGGATTTTGAGTTTAATCAATCGCGGAATGATCTAAACCTATTAAAACCGACTCTTTAA
- a CDS encoding response regulator transcription factor: protein MRILVVEDEPGISNFLKQGLEEEAFAVDLADNGKSGLELALSGSYDLLLLDWMLPGISGIELTRQFRKQFSDTPIIFLTAKDTVDETIFGLQSGANDYIKKPFHFEELLERIRVQLRAKKGAKEKFTLGPIVLDTERHIVLKNEQEIQLTQKEFALLEYLMRNKNKVCRRTRIIESVWDIHFDYNTGVIDVFINSLRKKLDLQKDEDYIQTIRGVGYIAKER from the coding sequence ATGCGGATTTTGGTTGTTGAGGATGAACCGGGTATTTCTAATTTCCTTAAGCAAGGTTTGGAGGAAGAGGCTTTCGCCGTGGATCTGGCTGATAACGGCAAGTCGGGACTTGAGTTGGCACTGTCAGGGTCCTATGATTTGCTACTTTTAGATTGGATGCTTCCAGGTATCAGCGGTATAGAATTGACCAGACAATTTAGAAAGCAGTTCTCAGACACCCCCATCATTTTCCTGACTGCCAAGGATACAGTAGATGAAACTATTTTTGGTCTGCAATCTGGAGCGAATGATTACATCAAAAAACCTTTTCATTTTGAAGAGCTTTTGGAGCGAATCCGGGTACAGTTAAGAGCAAAAAAAGGTGCCAAAGAAAAATTCACTTTAGGCCCGATTGTGCTGGATACTGAGCGTCACATAGTGCTGAAAAATGAGCAGGAAATTCAGTTGACCCAAAAAGAGTTTGCCTTGCTTGAATACCTCATGCGTAATAAAAACAAAGTTTGCCGGAGAACGAGGATCATCGAAAGCGTCTGGGACATTCACTTCGATTATAACACAGGGGTAATTGATGTATTTATTAATTCTCTTCGAAAAAAGCTGGATTTGCAAAAAGATGAGGATTATATACAGACGATCCGAGGAGTAGGATATATAGCAAAAGAACGATGA